The Prosthecobacter fusiformis sequence CGGTGATCCATTCGCGCAGGGTCTCGATCTCCTTGCTGGAAAGATTGTCCTTCGGTGGCATGTGCGCTTCATGCTCGGGATCCGCCACCACTTTGAAAATATGGCTCTCGGCTGGATTTCCGGGGACGATGCCGCCCTTGGGGTTGATGTCCAGCTTCAGCGTGGCCAGGTCGTCGAAGACATAACCGGCCTTTTTCTTCCCGGTTTTGTCGCTGTGGCATTCGTAACAATGCTTTTCAAAGATGGGCGCGATGTCTTTTTTGAAGTCGGCCGCGGCAGCAGCGGTGGCGGTGAGGAGGAAGGCTGGCAGAAATTTCATGCAGGGGGTCTAGCAAACAAACGCAGGAGATGACAGGTCCTTAGCTTTGGATGACAGTAAGAGTGCCGATGACCGATGCCATAGACAGCTTCATTCTCTACCTCGCCACGGAGCGCGGGCTGTCCACGAACTATCAGCTCCTGGTGCGCCGGGTGCTGGAGGCGCTGGCTTCGTGGCTGAAAGAAGATCGCCAAGTGGAAACACCCGCAGGGGTGACCACGCAGCATCTGGGGGATTACCTGGCCCGACGGAAGAAGGACGGCATCGCCGCCTCCAGCGCCCGGGTGGAGTTGGTAGCTGTGAAGATTTTCTTTCGCTGGCTGGCTGCGCGGGGCAAACGAGTCGGTGACCCGGCAGAACCCATCCTGCCACCCCGCCTGGAAAAGCACCTGCCCGGCACCCTGAATGAGGGAGATGCGCGCACGTTAGTAGAATCCATCACGGGAAACGATCCCCTGGACCGACGGGACCGCGCCATCCTGGAGCTTTTTTACGCCAGCGGCCTGCGCCTTTCCGAACTCATCAGCGCCCGCCTGGAAAATCTGAGCCTGGAGGAAGGCTGGATCCGCGTCACTGGAAAGGGAGCCAAAACCCGCCTGTGCCCCGTCGGCGGCGCGGCCAAGGAGTCTATTGAGGCCTATCTCCAGCATGCACGCCCGCTTTTGGTGAAGAAAAAGACCCAGAGCCACCTTTTTCTCTCCCAGCTCGGCGGCTCGCTGACCCGAGAACGGGTATGGCAGATCGTCAAAAAACGTGCTCAGCAGGCTGGCCTGGGCGACCACATCCACCCGCACCTGCTGCGCCACTCCTTTGCCACCCACCTGCTGAACAACGGGGCAGACCTGCGCGTCATCCAGGAAATGTTGGGCCATGCCGACATCGCCACCACCCAGATCTACACCCATGTGGACCAAAAAAGGCTAAAACAGGTGCACCGGCAGTTCCATCCCAGAGCCTGAAAATTTATTCCCAACTTTTCTGAAAATCTTTTGAACGGTTTTCTCGGCGGGGAATCAAACCCCACAATGGTATGTTGACTCTCGGCCTCCAGGCATCGTGCAGCCTGATCGATTGAGCGCCATCTTTCCTAGAATTCTGCTTCTGCACCCCGTCTGGTCTTGGTCGATTACAGACGGTGGTGCAGGAGCGGACGAGGAAAAAACTTTGGCCACCAAGCGTTTTCAAAGCGCATTGCCATCCCGCATTCGCCATGAAGAATGTCTTCCGTGCAGGATTCTGACATCATCCATCATCCGAATGACGGCTATTTCAAAGCGGTCTTCTCATCCCCGGCCCACTCCGCTGATTTTTTCCAGCGCCATCTTCCCGCCCCTGCGGCAGCCGTTATTGACTGGACCTCCCTCGAAAATGTCTCTGCCACTTATGTCAGTGATGACATCCAGGTCTCCCATTCAGATTTAGTTTTTTCCGCCCGGACCGGTGACCGCGAGGTGCTTTTATACCTGATCTTTGAGCACCAGACCACCGTGGACCGCGCCATGCCTCTGCGCCTGCTTCATTACAGCCTGCGCCTGCTGACGAAGCATCATAAAGAAAGCGGGCTGCCACTGCCAGTCGTGATTCCTTTTGTGCTCCACCAGGGGCCGGATACCTGGAATGTCTCCACTTGTCTGGAGGATCTTTTTGACCTGCCTGAACCGTTGCAAGCTGCTTTTCAACCCTTCCTGCCGCGCTTTCAGCATGGGCTGCTGGATCTTAGTTTGTATGATCCTGCCTCCGAGGAGCAGCAAAGCGCCCAGCGCGTGGTCCTCCAGCTCATGAAAATGGCCCGGCAAAAACGGGTCCTCGAATTCTTTGACTGGCTGGCCCGGGAAACCACCTTGAGACTCACCGATGCACTGCTGCACACCAGCCTGATGTATGCACTGAGCACCGACACGACTCTTGACCTTCAGCAGCTTATCCGTAAACTATCCACCAATCCGCGTATGCAAAAGCAAGCCATGTCATTCCCCGAGCGGCTACTTCTCCAGGGCCGGGAAGAGGGTCGCGAGGAAGGGCGTGAAGAGGGTTACAGCCTCGGGGTTCTGAAAACTTGTCTGCGATTAGCCACGCGCAAATGGGGTGCCGTGCCGAAACTGCTGGAGGCTCGCATTGGGGCCTTGGATTACACGCAGCTGGAGCGGCTCTCCGAAGATTTGCTGGACCTGGGGACGCTGAATGACCTGACGGACTGGCTGGACAAGGCGGGGGCTTAGCCTTTCACGCAAAGTCCACCCCAGCATTTGCCAGAGCGGTCTTTCTCCTTTAACCTGATCCACAACCGATGGATTGCAGACAGGAAGAGATCGTTCAGAGCCTTATGACCTCGTATCACGAGATCGGCGGGATCAACCATGTGGACTGCGGGGCTTTGCCGTCCAAAGGAGCTATTGCCACTTTGTGCGAAGACCTGCTGCACATTTTGTTTCCAGGCTTTTACTCAGAGCATGCTGTGTCCTTCCAGGATCTGGAGCTGATGACGCATGAACTGGTAGCCAGCATCCGCGAGCGGCTGCGCACGGAGATGCGCCGCAGTCTGCGCCTGCGGGACCAGGGCGGCAATCACCATGAGGAAGCCATGCAACTGGTCTGCGATTTCATGGTACGCCTGCCGGAGGTGCGCCGCCTGCTGCAAACGGATGTGCAGGCAGCCTATGAGGGCGATCCGGCCGCGCGCAGCTATGAGGAGATCATCCTGGCCTATCCCGGACTGGAGGCCATCGCCATCCAGCGCACGGCGCATCAGCTTTACAGCATGGGCGTGCCGCTGATCCCGCGCATGATGACGGAGTGGGCCCATGGCCGCACGGGCATTGACATCCATCCCGGGGCACAGATCGGCAGCCACTTTTTCATCGATCACGGCACGGGTGTGGTGATTGGGGAGACGTGCAGCATCGGCACACGTGTGAAACTTTACCAGGGTGTGGGTCTGGTGGCCCGTTCCCTGGCTCAGGGGCAGGCCCTGGCTGGCAAGAAACGGCACCCCACCATTGAGGACAATGTGACCATCTATGCCGGGGCCACCATCGTGGGCGGGGATACCATTGTGGGAGCGCGCAGCACCATTGGTGCAAACGTCTTCCTCATGGAAAGCGTAGGACAGGACATGATCTACGCCCTCGGCGACCAGGAGCACCGCATCCGCGATCGCAAAAACACCCCGGTCACCAAAAGCCCCAAAACCCCGGAATCCGACAGGGCCTGATGTCCAAGCCGTCCATTCTTTCCCAGCTCTTTCTCGACTTCCAGGC is a genomic window containing:
- a CDS encoding c-type cytochrome domain-containing protein, giving the protein MKFLPAFLLTATAAAAADFKKDIAPIFEKHCYECHSDKTGKKKAGYVFDDLATLKLDINPKGGIVPGNPAESHIFKVVADPEHEAHMPPKDNLSSKEIETLREWITEGALLDKDEPKPVMEPVKKSLPPIMTWTNFEGKKIKAGFVKLEGETVYLRMPINAQEVPYPMSKLDAASQQQAKECAAP
- a CDS encoding site-specific tyrosine recombinase — encoded protein: MTDAIDSFILYLATERGLSTNYQLLVRRVLEALASWLKEDRQVETPAGVTTQHLGDYLARRKKDGIAASSARVELVAVKIFFRWLAARGKRVGDPAEPILPPRLEKHLPGTLNEGDARTLVESITGNDPLDRRDRAILELFYASGLRLSELISARLENLSLEEGWIRVTGKGAKTRLCPVGGAAKESIEAYLQHARPLLVKKKTQSHLFLSQLGGSLTRERVWQIVKKRAQQAGLGDHIHPHLLRHSFATHLLNNGADLRVIQEMLGHADIATTQIYTHVDQKRLKQVHRQFHPRA
- a CDS encoding Rpn family recombination-promoting nuclease/putative transposase; translated protein: MSSVQDSDIIHHPNDGYFKAVFSSPAHSADFFQRHLPAPAAAVIDWTSLENVSATYVSDDIQVSHSDLVFSARTGDREVLLYLIFEHQTTVDRAMPLRLLHYSLRLLTKHHKESGLPLPVVIPFVLHQGPDTWNVSTCLEDLFDLPEPLQAAFQPFLPRFQHGLLDLSLYDPASEEQQSAQRVVLQLMKMARQKRVLEFFDWLARETTLRLTDALLHTSLMYALSTDTTLDLQQLIRKLSTNPRMQKQAMSFPERLLLQGREEGREEGREEGYSLGVLKTCLRLATRKWGAVPKLLEARIGALDYTQLERLSEDLLDLGTLNDLTDWLDKAGA
- the epsC gene encoding serine O-acetyltransferase EpsC — its product is MTSYHEIGGINHVDCGALPSKGAIATLCEDLLHILFPGFYSEHAVSFQDLELMTHELVASIRERLRTEMRRSLRLRDQGGNHHEEAMQLVCDFMVRLPEVRRLLQTDVQAAYEGDPAARSYEEIILAYPGLEAIAIQRTAHQLYSMGVPLIPRMMTEWAHGRTGIDIHPGAQIGSHFFIDHGTGVVIGETCSIGTRVKLYQGVGLVARSLAQGQALAGKKRHPTIEDNVTIYAGATIVGGDTIVGARSTIGANVFLMESVGQDMIYALGDQEHRIRDRKNTPVTKSPKTPESDRA